Within Limisalsivibrio acetivorans, the genomic segment GAAGAAGTATCACGACTAATTTTACGATGTTCGAAGCTTTGGGTCATGCGGTGATCTGGATAATTCTGAGCGTTATAACCTTTGGGATCGCAGCATTCTTCGCTCCGTATTCGATAGCTAAGTTTTTTATTAACCGTACAGAGATAACTGTAGATGGTAAAAGGTACATACAGCAGTGCAACGTTGAGCTTTTAGGGAATCTGGGACATCTGCTCCTTTGGGTTCTTATTGTTATTGTTACCTTTGGTTTAGGCTATTTCCTTTATATCTATCATGTCTGGGTATACTGCATCTCTAAGACGGAGCTTATCCCTGCACAATAAGGTGTGGGGTACATTAATGTGGTAGTATAACTGGTAAGGTGTACTTTACAGCTACAATCATTTGACCGGGATGTGCTATGCAGGCAATTAAAGAGAAAATCTGGTATTTATTTTATATCGTTTTAATTTTTGGTTTAATCATTCTGTGCTTTGTGTCATATAGCCTCAAAAATGATATAACCAGCGACTATAAAAAGCTTAATATCCAACAAACTGATCTCATCTATAATGTTATACATTCCCTGCTGGCCACAAACGAAAACATGCTCGATATGCTCGGAAAAGAGATTGCCGAGAAGCACAGGGGGAATGAGTCTGTAAAGAACCCTGAAATCTTCCAAAGCTACCTTGAGCTTGATACTTCCGTTATAGCTCTCGGGCTTCTACGCCCTGACGGCAGGTATACCGCTGTTAGCAATAATCTTAACCCAGATGACCTCCCTAACCTTCTGGAGCAGGAAGAGAGCAGAAACACTTTCCTGAAAACATTGAACTGGGACAAGATGATACTTGGGCGGACCTATTATTTTAAGCCTTTGAATGAGTACGTTATTCCCATCAGAAAGGCTGTGCGTGATAATAAGGATAGTAATAAGGTTATTGCTGTGATAGCCGCCGCACTCACACTCGGCGACTCGGCAAAGCTCTTCAACAACAATCTTCATTTCGGTAATGAAAACAACATCATTATCCATCGTGAGTTTGACGGCTATATCCAGTATGCCTCCCAAAGTTACATCAGGGAGGGTATATACGATGAACCTATCTCTGAAGAGATACTCGAAAGAGGGAAATCTCTGATTGAAAAGAAAACAGGGCTCCCGATAGATGAGGTGATGAGAAATGGGGAAATCGTTACCATAGAGCAGACTGAAGGAGTAAGCGTGCCAATGATTATCTCTGCCCGGTACGATCCCAGGTATGAGATATGGATATCATCAACCATACAGAAATCTTTCATCGTAAGAGAGTGGTTAAGGCTCACTGCCATTATATTTGCATCCGGGGCTGCCTTTTATATTGTCCTGTTCTTCATGTTTCTTAAGGTTGCCCGTACGGATAAGGAGCTGAAGAAATCACTTCAGAAGCAGGCAAACAGGGATTACCTCACAGGGCTTTACAACAGAAATTACCTGAGATACCGCATAGGAGAATGGATAAACGATGATAAGCAACCCTTTACGCTCCTTTATCTTGATATGGATAATTTCAAGGATGTAAACGACAGCTTTGGGCATGTCTTCGGGGATAAGGTTCTTATTGAGATATCGGCAAGGATCAAATCTGAGCTTGAGAAAACATCTATGTTGATCAGGCAGGGTGGTGATGAATTCCTCATATTCAGCAGGGTAATTGATGATGAAACAATCGTCAGGGATTCACGCAAGCTACTTGATCACATCTCCAAGCCTTACACCATAGATGGACAGACTTTTTTACTTGGTGGAAGTGTTGGGCTTGCAAAGTATCCCGAACACGGAGAAACGCTTGATGATCTCATACGCTCGGCAGATGTTGCGATGTATGAGGCCAAGAAGCGTAAGGGCAACATAAGCATGTTTGCCCCGGGTATGGAGGCTAAGGAGCTCAAACGTATCCACATGCATCAGGAGTTGAAGGGGGCTGTTGAAAGGGGCGAGCTGTTCATGGTATATCAGCCCCAGGTCGACAGGGATGAGAAGGTGTGCGGCATAGAGTCGCTGGCCAGATGGAGCAACAGGGAGCTCGGTTTTGTGCCTCCTGACAAGTTTATTGCTGTAGCTGAATCATCCGGCATCATAGAAGAGATTGGTGAATTCATTATCAACAGTGTTCTTACAGACATTAAGGATATTCATTCGGTTTTTGGCTGCCCCTCGGTTTCGATAAATATTTCAGTTAAGCAGTTTATGCAGGCAGATTTTGTGGATAAGCTCCAGCAGGCGATTAATGATTCACTTAAAAATGAGTGCGGAAACATAAAGATTATACTGGAGATAACAGAAAACCTCTTTATAGAGGATCTGGACCATGTTCTCCCTGTACTGCATAGCCTGCGTGATTCAGGTATTATGATATCACTTGATGATTTCGGTACCGGCTATTCATCCCTGAGCCTCCTCAAGGCGCTCCCCATTAATGAGCTCAAGATAGACAAATGCTTCGTTGATGACATGCTTACTAACGAGACATCCAGTCAGATGGTTAAAAATATTATTGATATTGGCAAAAACATGGGCTTTGCAGTTTTGGCAGAGGGCGTCGAAAGCCGAGAACAGATGGAGAAGCTCAAGGAATATGGCTGTGATTCATTCCAAGGCTACTACTTCTCAAGGCCTATCCCGAAGGATGAGCTTATAAAGTATCTGAGAAAATAAAAAAACCCCGCTGAATTAACAGCAGGGCTTTTAAAAAGCGGGGACGAAGGGACTCGAACCCTCGACCTCTGGCGTGACAGGCCAGCGTTCTAACCAAACTGAACTACGCCCCCAAAGGGATCTTCGATTTAAAAGTAATGGGCGGTGCAGGGATCGAACCTGCGACCCTCGGCTTGTAAGGCCGATGCTCTCCCAGCTGAGCTAACCGCCCGGTTTCTCCTTTAAAAAGAAGATATTTAATTGTAAAGCGTCCCATAGGGGATTCGAACCCCTGCTGCCGCCTCGAAAGGGCGGTGTCCTAGGCCAGGCTAGACGAATGGGACCTATGAGCCATGTTGGGCTCGAACCAACGACCCACTGCTTAAAAGGCAGTTGCTCTACCGACTGAGCTAATGGCTCATTCTAAATCCGCCAAGATGTTTTCTTCTAAGCGGGAATTGGTTTATAGCAAAATACGAAGCTCTTTGTCAATTACTTTTTTGAAAAAAATATTAAATAATCCATATACGTTCTGAAACCCCTAACGCAGGGGTGGTGGCATCAGGCTAACTATCTTTTGAGAGTGGATAAAAACCCGGCTGGCCATCACATAAAAACGGCAGGATTTATCCATAAAAAAAGCCCTGCACAAAAAAATGTCCAGGGCTTCTCAATATTTTTATGATTAAGTTATCTAGAATACATCCTCGAGGATCATTGTCTCTTCCCTGTCCGTTCCTACGGATACAATATTGTACTTAATGCCGAGGAAATCCTTTACATAATCGAGGTATTTCTTGGCATTCTCGGGGAGGTCATCGTAGTTACTTACCTTTGTGATATCCTCCTCCCAGCCGGGGAACTCTTTGTATATGGGCTCACACCCTTCAAGGGCGCCTATCTCAGGGGGGAAAGTGTCGAGTGTTTCGCCTTTATATTTGTAGCCCACGCATGCCTTTATTGTTTTCATACCTGTGAGCACATCCAGCTTGGTGAGTGAAATGTAGTTTATGCCGTTAACAACGCATGCGAACTTTGCCGCCACGAGGTCCAGCCAGCCGCATCTTCTGGGTCTGCCGGTTGTTGCGCCGTACTCATGGCCTACATCGCGCAGGCGCTGACCGTCTTCGTCGAAAAGCTCTGTGGGGAAAGGACCGCTTCCCACCCTTGTGGTGTATGCCTTCATAACGCCCACAACGTTGTTAATCCTGTTAGGTGAAAGTCCCGTACCTGTGCAGGAGCCCCCTGCAGTTGAGTTACTGGAGGTCACAAAGGGGTATGTACCGAAGTCCACATCCAGAAGTGTACCCTGGGCACCTTCCATCATAACCTTTTTACCGGAATCATAGAGCTCGTTGATGAGATAGGTGGTCTCTTTAACGTAGGGGCGGATACGCTCAGCGTACTCGAGATATTCGGTGTATATATCATCAGCGTTGATCTTCTCGTCACTGCCGTATTTTTTATCGAGGAGGAAATTCGCCTCGTTTACACCCTGCTCAAGCTTCTCACGGAATACCTCTTTATCGTAAAGGTCGCAGACCCTGATACCGTTTCTGGCGGCCTTGTCGGCGTATGTGGGGCCTATTCCCCGTCCCGTTGTGCCGATCTTCTTGCTTCCCTTTATCTCTTCACGAATACGGTCTATGAGGCCGTGATAGGGCATGATTACGTGGGCACGCTTGCTTATGAAGAGTCTGCCGGTGAAGTCTATACCCTTCTTCTCAAGCCCCACAATCTCCTCGATGAGAGCTTTGGGGTCAACGACAACGCCGTTGCCGATGATATTAAGCTTTTCGGGATGCATCGCACCGGAGGGTATGAGGTGCAGGATATATTTTTCGCCTTTGATAACAACGGTGTGTCCGGCGTTGTGTCCACCGGAGGAGCGTGCTACGACATCTGCCTGTTCTGTGAGTATGTCTACAATTTTGCCTTTACCTTCATCACCCCACTGGGCGCCAAGAATAACACTACAGCTCATTACAGTTTCTCCCTAAAGGATTTCCTTTATATTGTAGTAGTCGGTGAAGCTATCCTGCTCACCTTCATTTTCTATAAACATTACGGATTTACCTTCGCTTCTAAGTTCTTCTGCTTTGGCAAGATCCCCTTTTACGATATAATCGAATTCAGCCGTTTCACCCACGGGTTTATCTATGTGGATTATCTCCTCAACATTGAAGGCCATTCCGCATGCGGATACGTTGAAGCCGAACTTTCCTGCGAGGTTGTCGTATCTTCCGCCTGATCCTACCCTTCCGCCAACGCTGTCGTGGAGGATTTCAAAGGCAAGGCCAGTGTAATAATCGTGTCCGGTGGTTTCTGCGGCGTCGAATACAAGCATGCTTTCATCAACACCGAGGGAGATGAGCTGGCTGAATAATGATTTAATGTACTCAAGCCTCTCCTTGGCGATACCTGCAGGTGCGGTCCGGATAAGCTCATCAATAACATCCATGCCGCCGTATGCGAAGGGGAGGGAGGCAAGGAAAGCGGTGTCGCCATCAGTCAATCCTGCATTTGAGGCAAAGTCCTTGATACCCTGAACGTTCTTTGCACTCAGGAGTCCAAGGAGCTCCTCACGCCCACCCCCTGCCATTTCGAGGATGGTTTCTGTAAATCGTATGTCGCCGGCAACGAACCTGTAGCCGCTTAGTCCAAGAGCCTTCATTCCTCTATCCGCAATGAGGATGAGCTCTGTATCGCCTGCCAGCTCACTCATACCGAAAAGCTCGCAACCCACTTGAAGTTTCTCCGCTTTAACACCCTTATCTAGATTTACATTGCGGAACACCCTTCCTCGATAGCCGAGACGAAGGGGGAGGGGGAAGCCCTCCATATAGTTTGCCGCATATCTGCACACCTGGGGTGTGAAATCGGGGCGGAGCACTAGAGACTTACCCGTGTTACGGTCGATGAACCGGATGATGTTCTCGTCCTTAAAGTCCATGGCTGTGCGGGAGAGCATGTCGTAATAGTCGTATATGGGAAGGAATATCTCCATATACCCGTAGGAGTTGAGAACTCCCCGCAGTGATTTTTCAATGTCGTTCAGTTTTTTTGCACGCATGGGTGCAATGTTTGTAATACCCTGGGTCATAACCTATCCGATGTAATCCTTAAGTATATTTTGTGCCGCTGAAACCCCTTTGCCGAGCTCAATATCCGCACCGAAGCGGACAAGCCCCATCTCCAGAGCGGAAACGGCTGTTATTGTATCAAAAACGTCGTGGTAGCCTAGTGTGGAAATCCGCAGGATCCTCCCCTTAAGGTGATCCTGCCCCCCTGCATAGGTCACACCGACCTTCTCACGCATGAATTTCACAAATGCGCCTCCATCAAGTTCAGAGGGGAGATAAAAGCCAGTCGCCGCATTGGATGGATTATCCTTCGCAAGCATCTCAAAGCCAAGGGCTTTGACTGCTGCACGTGTGGCATCTCCATTTACCTGATGCCGCCTGTAGACATTCTCAAGACCCTCTTCGAAGAGCATATCAAGAACCTTGTTAAGCCCGATGATAAGGGTGAGAGCCGGTGTATAAGCGGTGGTAGATTTCTGCTGAGTCTTACGCTCTTTGCGCAGATCGAAGTAGTATCTCGGAATAGATGCGTTCTCAGCTCTGGCCCATGCCCTGTCGCTCAGTGCAATAAAAGCGAGTCCCGGAGGGAGCATAAAGGCTTTCTGGGAGCCAGTTACAAGGACATCGATACCCCATTCATCCATACGTGTGTCATAAACACCAACAGAAGTAATCCCGTCAACTATGAGGAGCGTATCGTCTGTGGCAGAGGTTACAGAGGCGATCTCTTTAACAGGGTGGCAGGCTGTTGTGGAGGTCTCGCTACCCTGCAGAAGGACAGCTTTAGTATCGGGATTCTCCTTAATAAACTCCTCGATCTGTTCCGCCTTGACGGATTCGCCCCATTCAAGATCTATTGTGGAAACGGTCATGCCGAATACATTGCATATGTCACGCCACCGTTGGCCGAATTTTCCTGCATTGACCACAAGTACATGGTCGCCTGGAGAGAGAGTGTTTACAACAGCAGCCTCCATGGCGGCTGTACCGCTTCCGGCAAGCATAAGAACCTCTCCCTCAGTGCCGAAAAGCTTCGGTAGCCTTTCTGCGGCGCTGTCGAAAATAGAGGAGAATTCATCTGTACGGTGGTGAAGTATCGGTTTGGCCATTTCAAGAAGAACGCTTTCAGGCACTGGAGTAGGCCCGGGAGCGAGAAGGTATTTCTTGAGCATATTCTCATTCACCTCGTGGAAGTCAAAGTTAGAGAATACTACAGCCAAGGGGCATAGTCAATAAAGGCAATTGTCAGATGGATTAAACTGGAAAATCGGGTCATTGGGGCTTATTATTAATAGCAGTAGTTACTTAATACCAACGGAACCTGTTAATGCTGAAAAGGAGGGAAAAATGCTCATAGAAATACTCTACGACGGCGATCTCGACAAGGAAACACCGGAACTCGCAGAAGAGATAAAGTATAAGTACGGCTCTAAGGTAGAAGTTAAGCTCATTGATACCTCCGAGGAGGGTGTGCCCTCGAAATACGGAATAGTTAATCCGCCGGCAGTTGTACTGGGTGGTGAGAGGATTGTTAAGCTTGATACTCTGGAAAGTCTCAAGAACATTGTGACTAAGGCAATATTTTGACCTACAAATCTACGGAATTTGCCTTGGTCTTTATTAATCTGGGAAATTCATCATCCTGAGAATTTCCCTGCCGCTACGCTTGGCAGAGCCTTCGCTCCGCTTACTTCCGGCTACATAAATTGAATACAATTCAATTTAGTTTTGCCTACAGGGCTTCCATCCATGGAAGCCAGACTGATCCTATCTGGGAAATTCTTCATCCTGAGAATTTCCCTGCCGCTACGCTCGGCAAAGCCTTCGCTCCGCTTACTTCCGGTTGCGTGAATTGAGCAGAGCCCAATTCAGCTACGCCTTCAGGGCTTCCATCCATGGAAGCCTGTTGCGTATCAACCTTTATAAAAATCCCAAAATGGGTTTTTAAGGGGATTCTAAGGGGAAAGTTTTCCCTAAAATTTTCCCCTTAGTCTTATTTTTACTTAATTTAATGCGAAATTAGTCACTAATTTATGTGTTTCGTGCTAAAGCACGCCATACTTTTGGCGCAAAAGTATGCAAAACTATTCCCTCAGGGTTTTCCAGCCCCCATTATTACTCATTTATTATCATAAATTCGTAAGAGATGGTGGTTCCCTCATTTCACTCCTTTTTCACCTGAAGTTTTGCTGATGCTGAGGAGTGTAGCCGCTATTCACACATTCCAGTATTCAATATTTAGAACTACCTCACCTGTCACGTGCGGCCAAAACTTCCGGGCGGTTCCAAAAGAGCTCATTCGGCTGCAAAACATTCGGGGAAGATTAAGAGCTTTTAAGGCCAAATGAGTCGTTGGCTACTAGTCTTCCAATTTATGAAATACCTTTTCACGTCTCACGTTGTTTTCTCTTGGGTGTAAACGTTAGAGCTACCGATTAAATATATGGAATTTGCCATTCATGGAAATTCCATTGTTGTTCGAGCGGGGGAGACCCGCTCTCTCGCACTTCCGGCTACGATATATCTGGGAAATTCTTCATCCTGAGAATTTCCCTGCCTCTACACTCGGCAAAGCCTTCGTTCCGCTTACTTCCGTTACAGAATATGAAGCATAGCTCCATATTCTTCACTTCAGAGCCAACATCCATGTTGGCTTTATCCGCTTCAACCTTTATAAAAAACCCAAAATGGGTTTTTAAGGGGATTCTAAGGGGAAAGTTTTCCCTAAAATTTTCCCCTTAAACTAATCTGGGAAATTCATCATCCTGATAATTTCCCTGCCGCTACGCTCGGCAAAGCCTTCGCTCCGCTTACTTCCGGCTACATGAATTGAATACAATTCAATTTAGTTTCGCCTTCAGGGCTTCCATCCATGGAAGCCTGTTACATATCAACCTTTAAACGTATGATTTGCATTAGCTTTCATGGATGAAAGCTCGCTTGCGTAAGTGAGAAGGAAGCTGCTAATTAATATCAGGGAAATTCATCATCCTGAGAATTTCCCTGCCGCTACACTCGGCAAAGCCTTCGCTCCGCTTACTTCCGTTACAGAATATGAAGCATAGCTCCATATTCTTCACTTCAGGGCTTCCATCCTTGGAAGCCTTTTACGTATCAACCTCAAATGTGTTATTAGCATAAGCTTTCATGGATTAAAGCGTACTACACATCAATCATTATATTTATCTTCAAAATGGGTTTTTGAGGGGTGCGGGGAACTTTGTTCCCTAAAAAGTTCCCTGCGTTCTTAGTTTTACTAATCTATGGAATATTCCATGGATGGGAATGTATTCAGATAGATTGTGGGTGGTTTGTTCCCAAAAAAGCATCCCTTACGTATATCCTAATACTGCAATTTCAATCTAGAAAAGTAAGAAATGAAGTGACGATTTTCTTAAGTCCGCCTGCGTCTTTGAAGAAAACCTCCGCCTTTTCGCTGGCTCCATCTCCTGACACGGAGATAATAATACCTTCGCCGAATTTCTCATGCTGGACCCTTTTCCCCGCTTTACCTGTACTTCCACCCGATTTTTTGTTGCCTGGCTTTTTAACATTAACTTTGCTATTTGCGAAGGACGGCGATTTTGCACGGAACCATTCGGGTTCTTTGAATCCCATTTCATCAAGAAAATAGGAGCGGGTGGTCATATTACGCTTACCGTAAATGATACGGTTTTCTGCATTAGTGACATAGAGATGCTTTTTGGCTCTGGTAACACCGACATAGCACAGTCTTCGCTCCTCCTCCATCTGCTCCGGCTCGTCTATACTGGAATGTAGAGGAAAAAGCCCGTTTTCCAGCCCTGTGAGGAAGACAACATCAAACTCAAGCCCCTTTGCGGAGTGTATTGTCATAAGGCTGACCCTATCGCCGGTATCCTCATCCGTTGATGTTGTGAGCGATGTTGTGGCGAGGAAGTCGGTGAGTGTTCCATCGGGGTTTGCCTCTTCGAAGGCGACGGCGGCGTTGAAAAGTTCGTCTATGTTTCCTGCCCTCTTCTCTGCCTCCTCCTTACTCTCGAACTTTTTGAGGTACTCCTTATATTCTGTCATCTCTATGATATCGTTCACCATATCGCTTACCTTCCCGAGGCCTGCGAGATGGTCCATAAGCCTGACATAGCCTTCTAGCCCTCTACGCATATTTGCGCTGAGTGAGCCCCCCATGTTCTTAGTTCCCTCGAGAAGATTCATTCCATTCGATATGGAGTAACGGCGGAGTTTCTCTATGGTTCCATCCCCTATTCCCCTGCCGGGGAATTTGAGGCTTCGTGCGAAGGAGACGGTATCGTATGCGTTATCAAAGAAGCGGAGATAGCTGAGGATATCCTTGATCTCCCGCCTCTGGTAGAATGCTGTGCCGCCGATCACCTTATACGGTATCCCCTTTTTATTCAGGTTTACCTCGAAGTTACGTGACTGGGCGTTGGTCCTGTAAAGAACTGCCGTATCCTTGAGGGAGTGTCCCTCCTCCATGTATTTCTCGATGGTGGACGTAACAAACTCCGCCTCTGCGGCTTCGTTCATGGCGGAACGGTACTCAACGGTCCCCTCTTCCTTAACAAAGGGGACAAGCTCCTTCCCTTTACGCATCCTGTTGTTGTTTATGAGTGAATTAGCTCTTGCGAGGATATCCGCTGTGCTTCGGTAGTTGTCTGTGAGCTTAACGGTTTCAACACCGCTGAAATGCTTATCGAACTCAAGGATATTTCGAATATCCGCACCACGCCAGCCGTAGATAGACTGGTCGTCATCCCCTACCACACAGATCTTTCCGTTCTCTCCGGAAAGAAGCTGCAGGAACAGGAACTGTATTCCGTTCGTATCCTGATACTCATCCACAAGGATATACTTGAATATACTCCGGTAGTGGTCCCTTGTCTGCGGGTTAGCCTGCAGCATGCGTATGGTCAGGGCGAGCATATCGTCGAAATCTATGAGATATTGCTGGTCCAGCCTGTGCTGATACTCATTAAAAACCTCGTCCAGCCTGTGGAAGGTAGCCGCATCGGGTGGCATGGAATCAACATAGGGCTTGGTGTTCTTAAACCAGCTTATTCGGTGCATATACTGTTTTGGCGGATATTTCTTGTGGTCGATCTTGAGATCTTTCACCACTGAACGCATGAGCGAGAGCCTGTCGTCCTGATCGATGACACCAAAGCCCCCCTGCAAACCAACCAGATGGCCATCTCGCCGGAGAAGGCGGAGGCATATGGAGTGGAACGTGCCCATCCAGACGCTATACGCCGAAGGGCCCACAAGGCCGAAAAGCCTTGTTTTCATCTCCTCCGCCGCCTTGTTTGTGAATGTTACGGCGAGGATGTTGTCCGGTTGTATCCCACAGACCTTTATAAGGTATGCGATCCTGTATGTGATAACCCTTGTTTTCCCCGTTCCGGCTCCTGCCAGAACGAGCAGAGGGCATTCTGTGCTGGTTACTGCGGCGTATTGTCCGTCGTTAAGTTCGTTCTTAAAATCTATCATTCTCTCATCGCTGCTATTCTTTTATTGTAGGCAAGTATCAGGTCGCTTCTACGCAGAAGGCCTGTGACCCTGTAGCCCTCGCCATCCTCTTCCACAACGGGGAGTGCACCCAGATCCTTGCGTCCCATCTTTTCCATGGCAACCGTAAGTGTATCATCCGGATAAAGATAAATCACCCCCTGTTTCGTACATATCTCTCCTGCAACAACAATATCCTCAAGCCCCTCCTCAAAGATCACTCCCCTGATGTCGTCCAGAGAAAGCATGCCGACAAGGTGTTCGCTGTTGTCAAGAACGGGGAAGTAGCTCTGGGGTGCCGTCTGTATACCCTCCATCACTTCTCGAAAGGGGGTGTTTTCATGGAAGGAGGTAACATCGGTGAACTGAACATCACGAACATATATGGAATCGAGTACCTGTTCCTCAAGCCCCCGCTTGATGCGTATCCCCTGCTTCGTTAGTATCCATGAGAATATGGACTCCTTCTCGATCCAGTTTGCAGCGATGTTGGCTATTATCGCTGTGAGCATGAGGGGGAGAATGATGGTATAGCTCTGGGTTATCTCGAATATGATAAGTATCGCTGTGAGAGGCGCCCGCATGGTTGCGGCAAGCATGGCACTCATTGCAACGAGGGCGTAGGCTCCGCTGTCCGCTGTCATCCCTGGCATGAGTGAGTGCATAAGCCAGCCGAAAAAACCTCCGGTCACCGCACCGATGAAAAGTGAGGGAACGAAAAGACCGCCGGAGCCTCCAGAGCCCAGCGTGAAGGAGGTGGCCAGTATCTTGAGAAAGACTATGACGAGGAGGATCATACCCACCTCGCCATGGAGGACCTTTATAATCGTGTCGTAGCCGACACCCATGATATCTCGGGAAAAAACGGCCAGTGTACCCATAAGCAGACCACCGAGAGCCGGCTTGCTCCATGAGGGTATGTCGAGGCTCTCGAAGCGTTCCTCAAAGAAATAGAAGGTTCTTATGAAGAATACCCCCACCACTGCGCATAGAAGACCTAGAAGCGCATAAAGAGGGAGCTCAAAGGCGCTTTCGAGGTGATAAACTGGGGCTTCGAAGGTTACCTCATGACCCAGATACGCCCTGGAAACGGCGGTTGCTATAACCGATGCGATGATGATTGGACTGAATGTTTTGAGTCCGAACTCCCCGAGAAGAACCTCGGCAGCAAACATCGCACCCCCTATGGGGGCATTGAATGTCGCCGCTAGTCCGCCTGCGGCACCGCATGCAACGGAGGCCTTCATCCGGCTGGTGGAGAACCGGAAGAAACGCCCTACCCCGGAACCGATGGCCGCACCGATCTGCACGATGGGCCCCTCTCTACCCGCAGAACCTCCTGAACCGAGGGTTATGGCTGATGAGAGCGACTTAATGATGGCGATGGCGGGGGATATGCTCCGGTTCATTGCTATCGCCTTCATAACGTCCGGAACACCATGCCCCTTGGCAAACTTGAACATGATGGAGATAAGCCCCACCATAAGCCCGCCGATGGCCGGTATCAGGATAATCTTATAAAAGGGTGTGTTGTTGAGTGTTTCGAGGATAAACTCCGAGCGGCTTCCGTAGAAAAGCCCCTGAAAGAAGCCTATCATCCAACGGAAGATGATATTGCCGTATCCGGCCAGCAGGCCGATTATTACAGCGATGATCACCATATATAGGTCCTCGTGACCATCAAGAAATCTGCCGAACCGCCGCCTCTTTGAGTGCGGTCCGCCTAATAGCTCTCTTCTTATGTCCATAACTGCACCATGGAACGCCTTACTTTAATGCTCAGGCTCTGAACACTACTCCCTTGTGATGGAG encodes:
- a CDS encoding ATP-dependent helicase — its product is MIDFKNELNDGQYAAVTSTECPLLVLAGAGTGKTRVITYRIAYLIKVCGIQPDNILAVTFTNKAAEEMKTRLFGLVGPSAYSVWMGTFHSICLRLLRRDGHLVGLQGGFGVIDQDDRLSLMRSVVKDLKIDHKKYPPKQYMHRISWFKNTKPYVDSMPPDAATFHRLDEVFNEYQHRLDQQYLIDFDDMLALTIRMLQANPQTRDHYRSIFKYILVDEYQDTNGIQFLFLQLLSGENGKICVVGDDDQSIYGWRGADIRNILEFDKHFSGVETVKLTDNYRSTADILARANSLINNNRMRKGKELVPFVKEEGTVEYRSAMNEAAEAEFVTSTIEKYMEEGHSLKDTAVLYRTNAQSRNFEVNLNKKGIPYKVIGGTAFYQRREIKDILSYLRFFDNAYDTVSFARSLKFPGRGIGDGTIEKLRRYSISNGMNLLEGTKNMGGSLSANMRRGLEGYVRLMDHLAGLGKVSDMVNDIIEMTEYKEYLKKFESKEEAEKRAGNIDELFNAAVAFEEANPDGTLTDFLATTSLTTSTDEDTGDRVSLMTIHSAKGLEFDVVFLTGLENGLFPLHSSIDEPEQMEEERRLCYVGVTRAKKHLYVTNAENRIIYGKRNMTTRSYFLDEMGFKEPEWFRAKSPSFANSKVNVKKPGNKKSGGSTGKAGKRVQHEKFGEGIIISVSGDGASEKAEVFFKDAGGLKKIVTSFLTFLD
- a CDS encoding chloride channel protein, coding for MDIRRELLGGPHSKRRRFGRFLDGHEDLYMVIIAVIIGLLAGYGNIIFRWMIGFFQGLFYGSRSEFILETLNNTPFYKIILIPAIGGLMVGLISIMFKFAKGHGVPDVMKAIAMNRSISPAIAIIKSLSSAITLGSGGSAGREGPIVQIGAAIGSGVGRFFRFSTSRMKASVACGAAGGLAATFNAPIGGAMFAAEVLLGEFGLKTFSPIIIASVIATAVSRAYLGHEVTFEAPVYHLESAFELPLYALLGLLCAVVGVFFIRTFYFFEERFESLDIPSWSKPALGGLLMGTLAVFSRDIMGVGYDTIIKVLHGEVGMILLVIVFLKILATSFTLGSGGSGGLFVPSLFIGAVTGGFFGWLMHSLMPGMTADSGAYALVAMSAMLAATMRAPLTAILIIFEITQSYTIILPLMLTAIIANIAANWIEKESIFSWILTKQGIRIKRGLEEQVLDSIYVRDVQFTDVTSFHENTPFREVMEGIQTAPQSYFPVLDNSEHLVGMLSLDDIRGVIFEEGLEDIVVAGEICTKQGVIYLYPDDTLTVAMEKMGRKDLGALPVVEEDGEGYRVTGLLRRSDLILAYNKRIAAMRE